One genomic window of Ferviditalea candida includes the following:
- the adhP gene encoding alcohol dehydrogenase AdhP, with translation MKAAVVNQFHQKLEIKEVPIPKVGQGEVLVRISACGVCHTDLHAANGDWPVKPKLPLIPGHEGVGYVEKVGPGVTSIRVGDRVGIPWLYSACGECEYCLTGWETLCKNQLNGGYSADGGYAEYCVAPAAYVARIPDGVSDEEIAPILCAGVTTYKALKVTDAKPGEWMAIYGIGGLGHIALQYAKAMGFNVIAVDISDEKLELAKELGADLAVNGKKVDPVQEIENKVGGAHAAVSVAVTPKAFEQAYRSVRRGGTLVVVGLPSGELPIPIFDTVLNGVTVKGSIVGTRKDMQEALDFAARGKVKAIIETQPLEKINEVFERMEKGQINGRVVLTLK, from the coding sequence ATGAAAGCAGCAGTTGTCAATCAATTTCATCAAAAACTGGAAATTAAAGAGGTTCCGATTCCGAAGGTCGGACAAGGGGAAGTATTGGTTCGAATCTCGGCTTGCGGAGTCTGCCATACCGATCTGCATGCCGCTAACGGAGATTGGCCTGTGAAACCCAAGCTTCCTCTGATTCCCGGCCATGAAGGCGTCGGCTATGTGGAAAAAGTCGGTCCGGGAGTTACTTCGATCAGGGTCGGCGACAGGGTTGGAATTCCGTGGCTGTACTCCGCCTGCGGCGAATGCGAGTACTGTTTGACCGGATGGGAAACGCTTTGCAAAAACCAATTGAATGGCGGCTATTCGGCCGATGGAGGATATGCGGAATATTGCGTTGCGCCCGCCGCCTATGTGGCTAGAATCCCTGATGGTGTATCCGATGAAGAAATCGCCCCCATTCTTTGCGCAGGCGTGACCACCTATAAAGCACTGAAGGTTACGGATGCAAAGCCCGGCGAATGGATGGCGATCTACGGCATCGGAGGTCTCGGACATATTGCGCTGCAGTATGCGAAGGCTATGGGATTCAACGTCATTGCAGTCGATATCAGCGACGAGAAATTGGAGCTCGCCAAAGAGTTGGGCGCGGATCTTGCCGTAAACGGCAAAAAGGTCGATCCCGTTCAAGAAATCGAAAATAAAGTCGGCGGCGCTCATGCCGCAGTGAGTGTTGCCGTGACTCCGAAGGCGTTCGAACAAGCGTATCGTTCGGTCAGACGCGGCGGAACACTGGTAGTGGTCGGTCTTCCAAGCGGCGAATTGCCGATCCCGATCTTCGATACGGTGCTCAACGGCGTTACCGTCAAAGGTTCGATCGTCGGAACGCGAAAAGACATGCAGGAAGCTTTGGATTTCGCCGCCCGCGGCAAAGTGAAAGCGATCATCGAAACCCAGCCCCTGGAAAAAATTAATGAAGTTTTTGAACGTATGGAAAAAGGACAGATTAACGGAAGAGTGGTCTTGACACTAAAATAA
- a CDS encoding Lin0512 family protein → MDKIMFIEIGMGIDLHGQDVTKAAVRAVQNAIHHNSMPGLRSVLPDNDLHNMKVNVRLAVPADKEKLDLDAVKAELPYGRISFEVIDGGMLTTSGVVLAEKEDRNDLVYVVIASVEVGY, encoded by the coding sequence ATGGATAAAATCATGTTTATCGAAATTGGCATGGGGATCGATCTTCATGGGCAGGACGTGACCAAAGCAGCCGTCAGGGCGGTTCAAAACGCTATACACCATAACTCTATGCCGGGTTTAAGATCCGTCCTTCCCGATAACGATCTGCACAACATGAAAGTGAATGTTAGGCTCGCTGTGCCTGCCGATAAAGAAAAATTGGATCTGGATGCCGTTAAAGCGGAATTGCCTTACGGGCGCATAAGCTTTGAGGTTATCGACGGAGGCATGCTCACAACCAGCGGCGTTGTCCTTGCGGAGAAAGAAGATCGGAATGATCTTGTCTATGTAGTAATCGCCTCTGTTGAAGTTGGTTATTGA